DNA from Sorex araneus isolate mSorAra2 chromosome 6, mSorAra2.pri, whole genome shotgun sequence:
CTGGGGGTCTGTCCTCGGTCTCTGGCTGGGGGCTGAGGACGGAGCGGGGTTCCCTCGGCCCCTGGGGGAGCGCGCGTGGCCCCGCGGCCCGAGTGCGAGAGGGTCAGCAGGCGGAGACACGCCCCCGTGCCCCCTGCCCGCAGGCACCCTGCCCTACGAGTACAAGGTGGTGATCGCCGGCAACCACGAGCTGACCTTCGACCAGGAGTTCATGGCCGACCTCATCAAGCAGGACTTCTACTACTTCCCGTCCGTGTCCAAGCTCAAGCCCGAGAGCTACGAGAACGTGCAGAGCCTGCTCACCAACTGCGTGTACCTGCAGGACTCCGAGGTCACCGTGCGCGGCTTCCGCCTCTATGGCTCGCCCTGGTGAgtcgccccgccccccacgcggACCCCGCACAGAGAGGGCGCGGCCCCGCAGAGTCGCACAGCACGGCCTAGCAGCCATCACACAGGAGCCGCCGGGCCTTGGTGCTGGGCCTGGGCCAGTCTCAGTCGTGAGGCaccgggcggggggagggggtcaggccTCGCCTCTGGGCGGCCTCACTGGCCGGGAGGGGACGATGGTGGTGAAGGCACTGgccatgtgtgtctgtgggatGCGTGTGGGATGCATGTGTCTGACGCGTGTTGCGTGCTcatggctggtgtgtgtgtgtgtgtgtgtgtgtgtgtgtgatcggACTTTGGATGAAGCGGAAATAGCTGGTGACTCCTGCaggctggggtgccccagaggtgcCAGGCCGGGTAGGGAGGggtcccctgccctctgcacagtgtgtgtgtgtgtatgcacagaACACGCGTGTGATGTGTGCCTGTGTAGGACACacctgtgtgtggtgtggtgtatgTGCATGAGTGCAGCTGTGTATGATGTATGTACACATGtgacatgtgtgcgtgtgtgacaTGTGTGcctgtgatgtgtgtgcatgtgtgatatgtgtgcatgtgatgtTTGCATGtgacgtgtgtgcacgtgtgatgGGTGTGAAtgtggtgtgtgcagtgtgtgcacgtgatgtgtgcacatgtgacaTGTGTGCATGTGACGTGGGTGCCTgtggcatgtgtgcatgtatgacgTGTGTGCGCGTGAGGCGTGTAGGCTGGCCCGTCCCCTGCCCTCAGTCCCCGTGTCCCCGACTGCGAgctgcagccctgcaggcccTGGGGTGCCCCTCAGGGCGGCCGAGCCCCCAAAAGCCCCACCAGGCACCTTCCTGGCACCTCCCAAGCCCCACGTTCTGGCCCAGCTGGGGTGCGAGACCCCCAGAGTggggcccggcccccggccccgcgagCCCCAGCCAGGCCCCACCCGGCCGCCCGAGTTTCCTTCTCAGCAGGTCTCGGCTCCTCCTTTGAAATACCAGAACCGACGCGGCAGATGGGCCCGGCGGCTGCCAGCTCgctccctccccccgccgcctCCTTTTCTAAAAATCAAGGCCGTTTTCAGTTAAACGAGAACAAAAACTGCATCCAAACCCATAAATGAATGCGGCatgttgagggttttttttacaTGCAGGTTGGTGACAGCTGAGACTTCCTCTTGCTGGCACTTGGTTCCGCCTCCTTCCAGAGACGCTCGAGAAGGCGCTTTGCCCAGTGGGCGCCTGGGGGGGGCACCGGcgcctcgggggcgggggggcccaaGTACCCGCCAAGgagggctccagccccccactagCCTGTGAGGCTGCTGATAGGAAAGAAACGGCGTTTGGCGTTGGGTTGGGTTCGGGGTCACCGGGAGGTGTGTGGGACGTggcccctggggctggccccttgCCTGGGCCGGcctcccgcctccctgccccGGAGGCCTCAGAGTCCTTCAGGCCATCCGGGGCCCTCACCTGCTTCTCCCCAGAGATGCCCCTGCTGGCCCTGCGGTGCAGACAGAGCAGGGGAGATGGGGGCGAGGCCggctctgcccccccacccccgacctggCTCCCGGCGGGTGAGGCCGGGCACATCTGGGGCTCAACCTCCAAGCACCTGTCCCAGACCCTTTGCATTTTCtctgaagcaaaaggaaaaaaattttttgttttctttgggggccacacccagtgatgctcagggctgacccccggctctgcactcaggactcacccctggaggggctcgggggcctGACGGGATGTCTGGGCTcgctcaaggcaaacaccctccctgctgcactattgccccagccctggaGAGATTTTGACGggtgactcccaagcagtgctcgagGCTGAGtctcctccctggccccacagtCCAGTGCTCGGTGCTGGGAGCCTCCCCTCTGCTCAAGCCTGGCTTGGCTTCACTCGGCCTGGGACCCCCCCAGTTCTGTGGGGCTGCAGCCCAGCATGGGGTGCTACTGCCGGGACCCCCGTTTGCTGGCTCTCAGCCCAGCCCCCGCGCCCCGTACCCCGCCCTCTCCTGCCCCCGAGGGCAGCGTGTCCTCACCGTgccccctgcaggctgggggCGGCCCCCTGCTCCGGCGCGTCCCCCCATCTCAGGAGGCCGCCCCGCATGGCCCCCGGTGCCGGTCGGGTTCCTCCCCGGGCAGAGACAGGCCCGGCCTGGGTGGGGACCCAGCAGCCCCCGTCACCAGCCCCTCGGGAACAGGGAGACACGCCTGTCGGGGGGGCCCTCGCCCACACCTGAGCTGTCTCAGCGCCCGGTGCCCGCCTGCCCAGGCGTCCACCCTCCATCCCaggcgggcagggctgaggggagtgGGAGCCACGGCCCAGGGGTCCCTCCCCGCCACACCTGCTCTGAGCCGCCTGGTGGCCACGACAGCCACGACTGGCCTTGGGAGCCGGGCTGGGATGCTGAGACGGGGCCGGGGGCAGTGGCCTGTCCCAAGAGGTGCAGGACAACACGCAGCTGCATGCGGTCTGCATGCACACAGAAACACGCACCTGCACGCAGCCCCACATGcagtgcacacgtgtgcacacgaaAACAGGCCCACACACTCGCACATAGCACACGTGCattgcacacacgtgcacacggaAACAGGTCCACCCACACATTTGCACATACCACACATGCAGTGCACAACAGCATGCATTCCCCGTGCACACCCCGGCACATCCTCcccagcacacacatacagacacctGTACACacgcagagagacacagacacacacagagaacacacacatacaaacacacaggcaggtgcatgtaCACACCTGCTTGTGTACAAGCACCGAGGCACAGacccatgcacacatgcacagtgcATGCACGAACAcgtggacacagacacagacacacatgcacagtacacatgtgcatgtgtgcacacgctCGTACCCATGTATACACATGTACAAGGCACATTGTGCAAGCTGCACATGCAgtcatacatgtgtgtgtacacaggcatggtgcatacacacatgtgcacacacgagTGCCCTGCCCGTCCCTCTCCTGCACCCTCCTGTTCTCGCTGTCACTCCCACAGGGGCGAGTGTCTGAGACCGTCTGCTTCAGGGTGGGTGGCCCATGTCACCGGGGTGGGAGCtgcttcccccgccccctgcagcctcAGCCCGGGCTCCACAGGACGGGCAGGCGGGTGCGGGCTCAGCTGTCAGGAGACAGGGTCAGGGGTGAGAGGTGAAGGGCCAGGGGTGACAGGTGACTGTTGAGAGGTGAGAGGTGAGGAGTCAAGGATGAAGgttgaggggggaggaggggaagagttgAGGGGTCAGGGGTGAGTGCTGAGGTGAAAGGTgagggggacaggggagaggtCTGCAGCTCAAGTCTGCACTTAAGGACATGGCGccttcagcctcagtttccccaagaaGGGGTGGGCCCGTGGCCGCTCTGGGgtgctggcgggggtggggggccggcaGGAGAGGCCAAGGAAAGGCGGGTGTCTGGTGGGTGCTTGTCCCCTCAGGTGCTGGGAAGACTGAGGCAAGCCCCCACCCTCTTTCCCACGGAACTGGTGGGGGTCTGAGGGCAGCAGAGTCCTGGGGTCCCGGGAGGCagctgggagggcagggaggagggggcgggctcCGCTCTCTGCCTGCCGCTCGCCTCTGGCTCTGCCCCAGTCCCTGTAGGCCGGACCCCCATTGGCCGGAGGAGGCTCGGCCTTGCTCCTGGTGGCTGGAGGGCAgggggaaggcttcctggaggagacgGATTTGGCAGCCAGGCTGGGTCTGGGGGAGAGGCTAGGAAGGGGCTGTTTCGATGGCTGGAATAGCATGAGCGAGAGGCAGAGGGCCCGGGCCATGGGCAGGACACAGGCTGGACCTGAGCACAGGCCCTGGgccagcttggggtgggggggccagtgTGGAATCCTTGGTGGGTGCTCCCAGAGCTGGCGGGAGCCCACGGGTGTCGGGGTACAGGCCCAGAGGCCTTGGGGACCCACAGAAGGCTGAGGGGCTGCGGGCCGTGTCCTTCCTGTCCAGTCAGGCTCCTGCTGTGTGTGCCCAGACACCCGTGTGCCCTCTCTGTGCCAGCGCCTCCTCGCCTCAGACGGGGCATGGCCCAGCCCTAGGCCTGAGTCCCCAGAGGATGGGGTGCCCGAGCCCCTCTCCCCCGCCGCCAGGGCTTGTGTAACGCGGCCGGAGGTCGTGAGTCTCGGCTAAGCGGTCTAATTAGACGGGCCCGAGGTCAGCAGCGGCGCCGAGAGGCTGCTAAGGGGTTAACCTGGGCGCGCTCACATTGTACTCAGTGCTCTGTTAaagtttgaattaatttttcccaTGGGTTTGTTCACATTCTAATTTTCAACTAAATGAGACATCTgtttcagaaaaggaaaatttgCTCTGGTTGCCATAGCAACTGCCGTTCTGTAAGAAAATTATTCCGATGGTTCCTCTCGAGCGGGAAGACAGAAGCCCGGGACGGGCAGCCGCCCCCCTCgtccccctcgcccccctgcGGGTGGGGACAGGCCCACACTGGGGGCGTGGACACTCGAGGGCTGTCCCCAGCGTCCTGCACACGCCTTGGTCTCACTGTCCCCGTGGGCCGGGTCAGCGTGCCCAGCCGGAGTCCCAGGCTCACTCCTGCCCCTCAGTCTGGGCTCCGCCCACTCCCTCcatgacccccccccaccctaggGGGTCTCCGGGCAGTCGACCAGCCTGACCAGTGTCTCCAGGACACCCACATTCCCAGTCATAGGGGCTGTTCCCAGCGATGCGGGGGGGTCCCCAGGCCTGGTGAAGGCTCGAACTCTGTCTCCCTCCAGCGGGGTCCCCCCCTCCTGCTCAGGGCCCACAGCGAGGACCCTCTGGCCTGCTGGGGTGGGTGGTCCCGGTGGGGAGGCTGTGCCGGGGAGAGCGGGGCCTCTCGGGggctgtccccccacccctgggtgtCCCCCtggctccccctgcaccccagggcgACCACCGTCTGGCCCCCAGTGACCAGGGCCCGGGGCACTGCCCGGTTTGAGTGGGGGGGAGCCAGGCCAGGCACCCAGGATTTAACCCTCGAGGGTcaccgccccccagccccatTCTGCAGGGAAGGTTGGGGTCCCGAtggggggggcagctgggggccatGGGGCTAACAGGGACCACAGACTGAGGGGCCGGGACCAGGGCAGTCTGCCTCAGACCCTGGCCGCCCCCGTGTCCCGAGGAGACCCCGCCCCCTGCGTCCCTGCCCTGGCGCCCCCTGAGCCCGTCTCCCCCGTCTCCCCCGCAGGCAGCCCTGGTTCTACGGCTGGGGCTTCAACCTCCCGCGGGGCCAAGCGCTGCTGGAGAAGTGGAACCTGATTCCCGAGGGCGTGGACGTGCTCATCACGCACGGGCCACCGCTGGGTacgcggggcgcggggcgaggGGTGCAGGgcgaggggggcaggggcggggcgcggggcgcagtCTGGCCTGCCAGCCCCACCCGAGCACGGGAGCCCTCGCGCCACTGCCAGGGCGAACCAGTGCAGAGGCGGGGCCTGAACTGCCCAGGTGGGTGCCCGGAGCGGGGCCTGGATGCCCAGGTGGGTGCCCGGGGGTTGCCCGGCCCGTCAGTGAGGTCAGGGCGGGGGCGGACGCCTGGTCCTCTTGGTGTGCTTTTGGGGGGCCTTGGGGTGTTTCGCTCTTCTGGGTCAGCTGACCggtggtggggctcgggggccgcCCAGGCTGACGCCTGCTGCGTCCCCGCAGGCTTCCTGGACTGGGTCCCCAAGAAGATGCAGCGGGTGGGCTGCGTGGAGCTGCTCAACACCGTGCAGAGGCGTGTCCAGCCGCGGCTGCACGTCTTTGGCCACATCCACGAAGGTCAGAGGCGGGACTCGGCTGGGGGGTGTCCTgcgcccctcccctgctgccctcTGAGGCTCGGGTCCTGGTGCTGGGGGGGTCGCGGCGTGGCGGGATGGGGGGGTCGCGGCGTGGCGGGATGGGGGGTCAAGGCGTGGCGGGATGAGGGGGTCGCGGCGTGGCAGGATGGGGGTGCCGCTCACGGCTCCCTCAGCCGCGCCCGCCCTGGGCTTTCCAGGCCCGGCCTGGTGGGCCACAGCCCGGGTGGTGCCCGCAGGCATGGCCGAGTGGCCGTCACAGCTCTCGCCTCATGGGGCTGGACAGCGGCCGCAGCCCCCCTGACCGGTGTGTGCTGGCTCCCCAGGGTACGGGGTCATGGCTGACGGAACCACCACCTACGTGAACGCCTCCGTGTGCACCGTCAACTACCAGCCCGTGAACCCCCCCATTGTCATCGACCTGCCCACTCCCCGGAACTCCTgactgcccgcccgcccccgcctgtCCCCGCTGCAGAGCCGGTGCCGCCCACTGCCCACCCGCGGCCCTTGCCGGACCCACCTTGCCGAGGACACGGACTCTCACTCCAGCTGAGGGCCGGCTGTGGGTGCAGCAGGGGCACCCCGGGGCCCGCTCAGCGGAGACCCTCTGACGGGGCGTTCAGGGACATCTCAGGAATTCGGGCTGCAGCTGGCCGGGCCCCCGCCTGCGTCATGGGGGCCTCTGCGGGGCATTTGGACGGACGGGGACTATGGCCTGGGTGGGCCCAGCACCCGATGCTCACACCGAGCCTGGGGGGGGGAGATGACAGGTGCCAGGGGGAGGCGGGACCAGCGGGGGTTCCTGGACCCCGTCTCGTTTGGTGGAAGCTGGGTGCTCTGCAGAACAGGGGGCTGAGGCAGCGGGGACCCCTTTATGTGTACCTGAGTGGGTACGAAatcacccctccacacacaacacactgcacacacacagacacatacacacatcgcCCACAGTCGCACAGACTCATACAGTCACGTGTACACACATGCTCAgatgcacacacccacatacacacgttcacactcatacacacatagacCCTTACGCTCacaatcacacatgcacacactctcaggctcacacacccacatacactcacacacacttgtacacactctgagacacacacagaccctcGTGCTCtcaagcacacacacgcacacctacGCAGGCTCACACGCCCAtctacactcacacactcacacacacacactgggacaCACAGAGCCCTTcatacccagcaccacacatacaAATATGCTCAGACTCACACCCACATACTTGCGTGCACACGCtcagccccccgcagcccctcctGCTGTACTGAGTGGGTCCCTGTGGGTTCCCTGGCACAGTCCCACTTTGCCTGCTGTGCCCTCAGCCCTCAGCATCCCCGACCCCAACGGCCCCCTGGGGGGGGGACACGCCAGCACTGGTCCCCGACCCCGGGGTTCCCTGTCCGTCCCCGAtggccagggggctgggggctgcatcTGACGGGCCCGTGCCAAGGCTGCCGTGGCCGACTCTGCCTTTACTGAAAACGCCGAGATTTTCTGCCTTGTgggttccccgccccccacccgcatCTGTTTTTGGTTTAAAACATTATGTTCCTGTAGCACCATTGCCTCAATGGCCGGGTTTTGGGGTGCGtcccccagggcagccccccgGGCAGTGCTGTGTGGGCACCTTCGTCCTCCCCAGCTGCCTCCCGGCTCCAGAGACGGAGACCAGCGGGagtgagtggggtggggagcagggggcagaggcAGGACGGGAGCCTGTCTCGCCTGTCCCGccctcagtgcttgggggggggtctgttccaaccctccccccttcctgggcctgggggtggcTGCAGGTCTTCCGGCCCCACTCTCTGGGGGGCGTTTTGGACACACGTGCacagagggcggggtggggggcgggggcatccTCTGAATTTCTATGCGGACCAGGACCCAGAGAGCTGCATTTTCCTAAGGTATCTGCAGAATACGGTGTATTTTTATGTGGCAAAGAAGTTATGACGCAGCTGTCCCTTTAAGGGGAATTCATTCCGAGTCCTCGCGGCCGTGAAGACGAGCGAGCGGCTCCTCCATCATTCTGGCATAACTTGATCGTGGCTGTCAGTTTTTTTGTCAAGCATGTCAGACAATAAAGTCTTTGTAAGAAGATCTAGGCATGcgtggtgtgggggggagtgtcCCCCAGGTGGAGCCGGGGAGGACCCCAGGGGTGCCGGGGCGGGCTAGGCCCCGCTGGTTCCAAGAACCCACCTGCCCGAGTTTCCCACAGTCCCGGATGGCCTTGGCTTCGGCACTTCCCGGTGGGGGCCTGGCTGGACCAGCCCGTGCCAAACTCTGCGAGTGTGGCAGGCTGAGACCCCAGTCGTGAGCTCCGCGTGGACAGAGTACTGACACTTCCCCACACTCGTCCGCTGACCCGCTCAGCCTCCCCGCACGGGCCTCTCACTCGCCCACAGGCCCGTCACCCAAAGCTCTGCCCAAAACACACAATGatgcacccacccatccacccagtCACCCTTCCATACTCCAATCAAGtacccacccacctatccacccaCTGACCCatctgtccgtccatctgtccaccatccatccatctatccatccatccgtccgtctgtcgatccattcatccatctgttcatccatccatccatccatccatccatccatccatccatccatgcacccacccatctgcccctctgtccatccatccgtccatccatccatccgtccatctgtccatccatccaccctccaCTGACCCTCCCCCGCCAACTGGGCACAGGAGTTCCTGTGACGTCGCACATGCCCAGCCCCCGGGAGTCCTGCTCTCCCTGCATGCAAAATTCCAGGACTCATGGGGACGAGTGTGACCTCGAAGCCTTTGTTATGGGAAGGGGCCACAAGGGCGGGGGGCCTCCCGGGGCTTGAGGGGGAGGGGCTGTAGCAGTCCTGACTCGGGGCCGGGGGCTACTGACCCCCAACTCTCCCTAGAAGCCTCTGGCCACACACCCCAGCAGCTCACCAGCCTGTCCCTCCCGGCCctcagaaccttccagaaggcAGTGGACTCTCTCCCTCCTGGCTGCTACCcgaggggtggcggggaggggctggggctcaCGGCATTGGGGCATGGCCAGCACGTCACAGGGGGCCAGGTCACACCTCCGGACGCCCCAGTTCTTAGGCGGGTCCCACAGACATTCCTGCAAAGACCGATACTTTTACTTGCGCAAGTGATGCGGGAGGGGAGCCTGAGGCTCGGGGGCacccggggccgcgggggcgcAGGGCACCAGGCCTGGCCTCCGGCGCCCGGCTCAGGGCCCAGCAGGGCGGGGTGCACCGGGAGCCGCCGACGCCGGGAAGGTTCCGGAAGGCCCCGGCATGCTCTGCCGGCCGGGGAGCTACTGGAGGAAAGCCCGCAGGAAGTCGTTGTAGGGGACCAGCGAGGACAGTGCCCGGTCGTAGTACTCCAGCACGTGGAAGAACTCCTCCTCCGACAGGTTGATGCTGTACTGGCGCAGCACCTGCAGGGGGGCGCCGCGGTCAGGGCccggcggggggaggcggggggaggttggggggcggCCCGGCCTACCTTACGGAAGTCCCCCACGCTCAGGAACCCGCTGCCGTTCTGGTCATAGCTCTTGAAGGTTCTCCGCATGGGCCGCCAGCAGTGCAGCACCTTGGGCTGGATCCGCAGCAGAGCGCAGTAGAGGGACGAGTTCTCGGCGCCGGCTTCTTTCTAGAGCCAAACCAGACCCCGGACACACACCGGGCAGGGCATGAGGGAGGTGTTGAGAGAGGGCGGGGGAGGCTGGAGGCTCCTGGCCTGTGAGGGGGGCCTGTGGACAGCCCTCACCATCAGTCCAGTCTGCAAGCCCTCATCATCAGACTGGCATGCAAGCCTCCACCATCAGACCAACGACATAGCCCTCACCATCAGACCAGCACGCAAGCCTCCACCATCAGACCAACAGCACAGCCCTCACCATTAGGCCAGTCTACAAGCCCTCACCATCAGACCGGCACACAAGCCTCCACCATCAGATCAGGACACAGCCCTTGCCATCAGACCAGCCCCCAGCATGTCACACGCACCAACACGGACCACCCTGTGCGCGGACATGCAACATGCATGTCTGTAGTGGGCCTGGCTCAGGGGTGGTCCTGAGGTGCCACAAAGACTGGTCTCCACGGGTCGTGCTGCCTGTGAGGCTGGGGCCTGCGTGTGTGCCGCGCGGGCACACGGGGCTCCGGCGGGCCAGCCCACGTACCATCTTGTGCGCGTTCTGGATCTTCATGCGCTGCATGAGGGACGTCTCCCGGGCCCGCAGCAGCAGCACGCAGCTCTGGATGAAGTCGCAGTAGGAGAAGCGGCCGCTGTCCGTGAAGTCATACTTGGCGGCCAGCTGCTGGGCCTCCTCCGTGCTGAGGTCCAGGCCGTATTTCTCCACGAGAGCTGGGACAGAGGCGCCGGGTGAGCCGGGTGCCTGCCCTCGCCTTGTCTCCCGCGTCCCCGGGGAGGGCCTTCCTGTTTCCGGCCCGAGCCGGGGCCCTGCTCCCCAGGGTCAGGGGCCCAGGAGACCAGCGGGAaccggacagacggacagatgggGCCAGTGTGATCTCAGTGAGGTCACTGTGCCACGTTGCCGGGGCGGGGACACGCGCATTGTATGTCAGGGTTCCCGTCCCCCAGCACGGCCTGGAAGGCCGAGGTTGGGCAGCGGGTTCGAGGGAGTGGGGGCCGTGGAGCCAGCACGAGGGACCTGGCCGTCAGCGCAGGCGCCGAGTCCCACGTGTGCAGAGGGCAGCTGGGCTGCGAGCGGCTGGGCCAGCACCCACAGGCCGGGTCCGGGGCCCCCTCCGacccttccttccatctcttccCCGTTGGTACAGCCGGCCTCGTTGCACACGGAGGGGAGGTTCCCGGCATCTGTCTCCTGCCGACTTACGTTCTTTACCAAAATCCCCTCAAGATCCTTTTCAGTTTGCTGCAAATtctcatttcaaatttttttttgaagctgTGGTGTAGACTTCCAcagtgcacgcacacacacatatgcacacgtacacacccatgcgcgtgcacacacacacacacacacacacacacactttacccAGGCACCCTGTGGCTTGCTTGGCTGTTTCCGTGTCGCAGTGGAGGTAGCTGTCTGGCACCCGACAGCAGAGGCCACGCGTGATACGTGGACCTGACCTGAAATCAGTCCTCGGTATCACCTGGCCTGCCGGGCGCTGCTGGGCATAGTGCcagaggcccccaagcactgcgggggggtggggaggggttgccCGGCACGGGGTGGGACCCAACAGCCACGCCTCGGGTGCCGCGCTGAGCTCCGGCCGGGCCGGGGAAGCCCCCAGGCCGGGGCTCTGGGCACTCTCGGCTCTGCCCACCCGGGGCTGGGGCGTGTCTGGCGTCTGGGATCTGCAGGATTCCCTGGTGCAGCCCAGCGGGGGCCtccatgcccccctcccctccggccTCCCTGCATGGAGGACGCCCCCTGTGCTTTGGGGTCTGTCCTAAGGGTCTGAAGTTGCTGATCGGCCTCAAGATTCTCCATGCACACCCGGACCGGCTTCTCCGGCCGTAGTTCAGCTATTACACTGTTGCCGTCATGAGCTGACTTGTATCAATCAGAGGTTgtccagaaagaaacaaaacaaacacatcgAGCCCTGAAGCACTAAGAAGGGGCCGGGGGCCTgagtgacagtccagcggggagggtgtttgccttgcacacggccaacccgggttcgatccccggcatcccatacggccccctgagcaccgccaggagtgactcctgactgcagggccaggaggaagccctgagcatgaccagaatGGGCCAGGCGGGGCCGTGCAGCAGACGAGACTCGCGGGCCCGAACCCTTGTCCTGTGTGGAGGCAGCCCGCTCCCACCCGCCGCCTCACAGCACACTCAGGCAGGCCTGTGCTGGGCTGGCGCGCGGTGCCGGCCCTGAGTTACCAGGCAGGGGGACGGACCCAGGAAGTCGGCCGTGCTGACGTGGCCCCGCCGGTCGGCGTCCCTGTCCTTGCAGTCCTTCAGGAACTCCCGCCAGCAGCCCCGCATCTTCCGCCGGAGCCTGCTCTCCAGGGGCTCGCAGTTCTGCAGGCTCCCGGCCAGGGAGGCGGCGCTCAGGGCGCTCTGCGGGGACACGGGGCGCGGTCACGGG
Protein-coding regions in this window:
- the MPPED1 gene encoding metallophosphoesterase domain-containing protein 1 — translated: MWRARWGPGELKAETLAPLPCGLAMAFSQAHVLGARRHPPGRLLVEVDEYSANPTQAFTFYNINQGRFQPPHVQMVDPVPHDAPKPPGYTRFVCVSDTHSRTDPIQMPYGDVLIHAGDFTELGLPSEVKKFNEWLGTLPYEYKVVIAGNHELTFDQEFMADLIKQDFYYFPSVSKLKPESYENVQSLLTNCVYLQDSEVTVRGFRLYGSPWQPWFYGWGFNLPRGQALLEKWNLIPEGVDVLITHGPPLGFLDWVPKKMQRVGCVELLNTVQRRVQPRLHVFGHIHEGYGVMADGTTTYVNASVCTVNYQPVNPPIVIDLPTPRNS